GCGTCGTGCGGCGCGTCCATCTCCGCCCGGTACCCGCTGGTCGAGCTCGCGACCGGTCTCGCGTTCCTGGCCGTCGTGTGGGCCTCGCTCGGCTCCGGTGCCGCGGCCTGGTCGCCGGCGACGATCCTTCAGAGCGTCGCCTACCTGTACCTCGCGGCCATCAGCATCGCGCTGGCCCTCATCGACGCCGACACCCATCGGCTGCCGAACGTGATCGTGCTTCCGGCCTACGCGGTGCTCGCGGTGCTCTTCACGGCATCCTGCGTGGTCGGCGCCCCCTGGGAGTCGCTCCTGCGCGCCGCGATCGGGGCCCTTGCCCTCTTCGCCTTCTACGCCGTGCTCCGGCTGGCGCGCCCGGGCGGCATGGGCGGGGGAGACGTCAAGCTCGCTGGGGTGCTCGGCATCGCGCTCGGATGGCTCGGCTGGGGAACCCTCGTGGTCGGCGCCTTCGCGGCGTTCGTGCTCGGAGGGCTCATGGCCGTCGTTCTCCTCTTCACACGGCGGGCGGGGCGCAAGACCGCCATACCGTTCGGTCCGTGGATGCTGGCGGGCGCCTGGGTGGGAATCTTCGCGGGCGAGACCGTCGCTCGTTGGTACGTGGGAATGCTCGTCATCGGCTGA
This genomic window from Candidatus Microbacterium phytovorans contains:
- a CDS encoding prepilin peptidase, whose product is MSTLTPALTVFLLVFAGLLGLVIGSFLNVVVYRVPAGIPLTRESRCPSCDAPVRPWQNVPLVSWVLLRGRCASCGASISARYPLVELATGLAFLAVVWASLGSGAAAWSPATILQSVAYLYLAAISIALALIDADTHRLPNVIVLPAYAVLAVLFTASCVVGAPWESLLRAAIGALALFAFYAVLRLARPGGMGGGDVKLAGVLGIALGWLGWGTLVVGAFAAFVLGGLMAVVLLFTRRAGRKTAIPFGPWMLAGAWVGIFAGETVARWYVGMLVIG